In Vibrio cidicii, the DNA window TCAACTTCTTGTACCGTAACGAAGCGGCGCTGCACGATCAAGATTGTGTGCCAGCCGGTTTCGAGTGGCGTTTGCAAGACGCCGCAGAGCTGAGCATCATCGCTCACGAGCGTATTAGCGAAGCGGGTGAGCGTATTTTGGTGATCTCCAACTTTACTCCGGTTCCGCGCGACGATTTCCGCCTTGGTGTACCAAGTCAGGGTACCTATTCGCTGTTGCTCAACACCGATGACGGCAAATACGCTGGTGCTGATTACGCCGTGCTGCCACAAGCAAAAACGGAAGCCATCGCGAGCGAAGGTCTGGCGCAATCCATTGTGCTTAACCTGCCGCCGCTGTCGACGCTGTTCTATAAACTGGGCTAAAAATCCGTTTCTAGATCGGCAAAAATGGGAACCGAGCGTTCCCATTTTTTATTGGCTAAATTTTGCACTAAAATCCTTATCTGGCTCTTTGCAATTTTTTGCCGTCAGTTATAATTCGCGCTCTTTAGAGATATCGCCAGCAGCGAAAAGTGGCAATTCGATCACGACCGGCTGGAAGTAATCAACACTGGAAGCAGACCAAGTAATGACAGTTCAAACGTTTACGCCTAACCAAACAACTACGTTGGAGACGGCAAAAAAAACCATCGAGCAGCAAAGCCAAGAAATGACGCCAACGGGTGGCAATAAAGTCGGTTTTGTCTCTTTGGGTTGTCCAAAAAACCTGGTGGATTCTGAGCGAATCCTGACTCAGTTACGTACCGAAGGCTACGAAATCGTCAACAGTTACCATGATTCTGACGTCGTGATCGTCAACACCTGCGGTTTTATCGACAGTGCGGTGCAGGAATCGCTGGATACCATCGGCGAAGCGTTAAAAGAGAACGGCAAAGTGATTGTGACTGGCTGTTTGGGCGCGCGTGAAGATGAGATCCGCGAGGTGCACCCGAATGTGCTTGGTATTACTGGCCCGCATGCCTACGAAAACGTCCTTGAACACGTGCACCAGTTTGCGCCAAAACCCGCGCACAATCCGTTTACCAGCCTAGTGCCGGATCATGGCGTTAAGCTGACGCCAAAGCATTACGCTTATTTGAAAATATCGGAAGGGTGTAACCACCGCTGCACCTTCTGCATCATCCCATCGATGCGTGGCGATCTGGTTAGCCGTCCGGTGGGTGAAATCATCAGCGAAGCGGAGCGTTTGAAAAACGCTGGCGTGAAAGAGCTACTGGTGATCAGCCAAGACACCAGTGCTTACGGGGTCGACAGCAAACACAGCTTAGGCTTTGCCAACGGCACGCCTGTGCGTCAAAACATCAAAGCGCTGAGCGAAGAACTTGGCAAACTGGGCATTTGGGTGCGCTTGCACTATGTCTATCCGTATCCACATGTGGATGATTTGATCCCGCTGATGGCGGAAGGAAAGATCCTGCCGTATTTGGATATTCCGTTCCAACACGCCAGCCCGAATGTTTTGAAAGCGATGAAACGTCCGGGGCGCGCCGAGCGTACGCTGGATCAAATCAAAAAATGGCGCGAAATTTGCCCTGAGTTGGTGATCCGTTCGACTTTCATCGTCGGTTTCCCTGGCGAGACAGAAGAAGATTTCGAGATGCTGCTGGAGTGGCTAAAAGAAGCGCAACTGGATCGCGTTGGCTGCTTTAAATACTCTCCGGTTGAAGGGGCGGCGGCAAATGAGATCGCGGAGCAGATCGCCGAAGAGGTCAAGCAGGAGCGTTTTGAGCGCTTTATGCTGGTTCAGCAAGAGATCAGTGCCGCCAAGCTGCAAAAACGTGTTGGCAGCATCATGAAAGTGATCATCGATGAAGTGGACGAAGAGGGCGCGATTGGCCGTACCTACGCTGATGCGCCGGAAATCGATGGTTTGGTTTACCTTAATGGCGAAACCAGCCTCAAGCCGGGTGAGCTGGTTGAGGTGGTGATCGAGCACGCCGATGAGTACGATCTGTGGGGGTCGCTGGCCAGCGCGCAGTAAAACCAACGATTGTTACCAGCAAATCATCGCAATCAAAAAGAGTCGGCTTGTCCGGCTCTTTGCTTATCCCAGCATAGGGAGGGTGGAGACCAGCAGTAGAAGCGCCATGCTGATGTTGAACCCTTTGACTCGCGTGCTAGTGGTAAGCCAACGCTGCAATTGTGTGCCAGCGGCGGCCCAAAAGCTGACCGAAGGAATGTTGGCAGCGATAAAAATCCCGGCGATCAACGTCAGCTCCCACCAATGGCTGCCGCTGCTGTAAACGCTGACCGCAGTCAGTGCCATCGACCAGCCTTTAGGGTTTACCCATTGAAAACTGGCGGCTTGTAAAAAATTGAGCGGCGTGAAATTCTCTTTCTCGGCCGCTTTGCCGCTGGTGGCGATTTTCACCGCCAAATAGAGTAAATAGCTCAGACTGAGGTATTTCAAAATATCATGGCTGAGTGGGTAGTGGTTAAACAGCCCCATCAGCCCCACGCCGACTAAGATCACCATCAGGGCAAAACCGAATGTAACGCCAAGCATGTGCGGAATGGTGCGCACAAATCCGACATTGGCCCCTGAGGTCATCAACATAATGTTGTTCGGACCGGGGGTAAAGGTAGAAACAAACGCAAACAAGGCCAAAGCCCCCAATTGTTGCAACTCCATCATTTTTTCCTCAATTTCTCTTATTGTTGGTTCATGAGATAACGCTTGACCGGTCACGACAATCATAAGTAGTTTCAATGGCAATTTTGTGCTTATATTTGATGACAAAACACAATATCAGCAAGAAAATTTCACCATGGACAAGTTTGACGAAAAAATATTGCACGCACTGAAAAATAATGGTCGTCTCCCTAATGTTGAGCTGGCAGAGCGTGTCGGGTTGTCGGCCTCGGCCACCTTAAGGCGAGTGCAAGATTTGGAGCGAAAAGGGGTGATTCAGGGCTACCGGGCGATGCTCGACAGCAGTCAACTTGGTATCGGTTTTGTCGCCTATGTATCGATTGGGCTGGCGTCGCACAGTAAAAAAGCGCAGCAACAATTTGAAGATCATGTGCGCTTTGTCGATGAAGTGGTCGAGTGTCACAACATCACGGGAGCGAATGAGTACTTACTTCGAGTCGAAACCCGCGATCTGGTCAGCTACAAGAAATTTCACGCCGATGTGTTAGGAGAGTGCGAGCAGGTCAAATCCATCACCACTATGGTGGTAATGGACTCGCCAAAGGATGAACGCTAGAGAAATGCGCTCGCTAACGCCTCCCATTTCTCTTGGCCGATAAGCTGAATTACCTGAGTGGTAAAGTCGCTACTGAGCTGAACTTGGCTACCAAGGTCGATGTTTTGCAGGTTATCTAAAGAGTGGCCTTTTGCTTGTAGCGCTAAGTCAAGAGCGTACCAAAATGCGGCACCTTTGAAGTAAAACAGAGGGTAGTATTGATAGTTGCCGAGCTCTTTGACTTGGCGATGCGCCTCGTATAACCCCAGCTTGGCAAAGGGAAACTTCTGCGCCATTTGCTGCCAAAGCACGTCCGGCGTGTCAAAGGCGAATTTACTGCCAAACAGCGATTTTTGCGCATAATACTCAGCCAAGCTTTCGGCTTTCCAACCGGCAAGGTTGCGGTGTTCCATGTAGTGCACCGATTCATGGGCCGAAATTTTTAACAAATGACGTAGTGATTCATCGGTTAACTCGCCCTGCTCAAGCAGGGTATTGGTGAGCAACAGGTTACTGCCTGCCGCGCCGCCAATGCTGCCGCCTTCTTTTTCACGCTTGAAAAAGGCCAATTCCCAATCCTGCATTTGTGCTGGAAACACTTTTTGCAGATACTGCAACTGATGCTCTAACGTGGGTAACCAGCGCTGCTTTTGTTGCAATACTTGCGGGTCTTCAACGTGAATAGTTACGGGCTGGCCATTGATATTCAACGTCGCTGTTGGCATCCCCCATAACAAGTATAGCGGCGGCGCATCTTCCCCTTTCAGTGGATAGCAACGAGCTTGCGGAGTGCACACTTGCGCGTTACTGCTGCCGGCGATGCGCGGCAAGGTATTGAATTCAGAAATAAAATACCAACCGGATTTCGCTGAGTAAGTACTTTCTTGGCTGGAAGGATCAAAACCTTGCGGATCAACCGTTGGCAGGTTCACTTGCCACGTGAGCGCATCACACGCTGTTTCGCGGTGGTAATCCAGTGGTGTGGATGTGCCGTTACGCAGACAAAAGAGATCAGGCTGGGCGGTAATGGGGCCACTTCTTGGCGGCAAAACCGTCATTTTGGGTAACGAGCTCGTATCAATGGAAAAGTGCAGTTGGCTTTTTAATAGCGGGTCGACCTGAACTTGATAAGTGAGCGGTTGAGTGAGTGCGGCAAAAGTGGTGATAGTCGGTAACAAAGCTGCAAAAAGGCGAATAGTCATCATCTGGCATGGGTGGGTTCACGGTTTTTTTAAGACTAGCACCTTCACTTGCGGTTCAGCTGAGAATGTCAATTTACGGTTAACAAATCGTGCCGCCAGCCAGTGCGATGTCGTTCGGATGCTCTAGCGAGGCGAGAATGGCAAGTTTGAGCCCGTGTACGATCGTCTCCAAACTCATACTGGGCTGCTGGCCCAAAACCGCTTGTTGAGTGAGCAGCGGAATATGCACAAATCCACTGCGAATCGCACGTTGTTCGAGATAGTGCTGTACGCTGTAAAAGAGGTGATTGCAGACATATGTTCCGGCCGAATGTGAGATCTGGCAAGGAATACCGGCGTCTTGTAGCGTTTTTGTGATGGCTTTGACTGGCAGAGTTGAAAAATAGGCCGCAGGGCCTGCCGCGTCAATCGCTTGGTCTACTGGCTGATTGCCTGCATTGTCAGCGATACGAAAATCATCCAGATTGATCGCGATACGCTCAGGAGTAATGGCGTGTCTGCCAGCAGCTTGACCAAGCATAATCACCACATCCGGCTGATGGTGTTCAATTGCCTCAATAACCACTTGCGCCGACTGATAACGCACCACAGGAAACGCTGCAACTGACCAGGCGCACTTGCTGCCATGGGCTGTCACTCAGCTTTTTTACCGCTTCAAGAGAGGGGTTGATGGACTCTCCACCAAAGGGTTCAAAGCCAGTTACCAGAACGGTGCGCATGTTAAAATCTCCCAAAATAACAATGAACTACGCTAAATAGCCAAGCCATTATGCCTGCAAATCACTATGCCTGATTTTGGCTCTGCCGCCAATCCGATTTCATCGCCAATTACCTGCACGGTTTGAAGTGGCTCGAAAATGTTTGTCGAGCGCTTTGGCGTGCTACAAACAGGTTGGAAAGAAGCTAGCAAACCGGGCAAAAAGTCCCACTGAATCCCATTTTGAGCGCGGCATGCCACGCACATCCTGCTAGCTTTACAAGCGCCTATTCTCACTAAGCGGGATAGGTTTTCAATACGTAACGTTTTGAGAATCAAAAGGGATCAGGATGAAAAATACAATTACTCTGTCTGCCTTGGGGGCGAGTGTCATCGCCGCGCTCAGCGCATTCAATGTCAGTGCCCATGGCTGGGTCGAATACCCCAATGCGAGACAAAATATCTGTTATGAAGATGGCGGTTTCTGGACTAATCAAACACCGAATAAAGCGTGTCAGGCGGCGTATGATGTCTCTGGCGCGTATCCATTTGTGCAGCGCAATGAAGTCTCGGCCAATGTGCCTAACTATCGTGATATGGCCCATGTAAAAGCGATTGTGGCCAATGGCGAGCTGTGCTCGGCGGGCGATGCGGCGAAAGCGGGTTTGAATCTGCCTTCGCCCCATTGGCAAAGAACCAATGTCTCTTTGGATGCCAACAATCAACTGGATTTAGTGTTCGCTGGCGTGGTGCCACATAACCCCTCTTACTGGGAGTTTTATCTCACCAAACCAAGCTACGATCCTTCTTTGCCACTGACCTGGGATGATCTCGAGCTGATCGATAGTGCTGGCGATGTGGCAGTGGATGATCAAAAACGCTATCGCATTAAGGTCCGCTTTCCGGCGGGGCGCAGCGGTGATGCCATTCTCTACACTCGCTGGCAGCGTGTTGATGCCGGTGGCGAAGGCTTCTACAACTGTAGCGACATCACGTTCAAAGACGGAGGAACCACGCCTCCCACTGACCCGACGGATCCACCGACTGAGCCGGGTAACAACCTGAGCGTGCTGGGCTATTTTGTTCCGCAAGGCTTTACGGTGGAATCGGGAGATACGGTGCGTTTTCGAACCTTTGATGCGTCCGGCGCAGAGCTGGTGGATCTCTCTTTACCGATCAGCGCCAACAACACCAGTACTTGGGGAGCTGAGCTGGCAGGGCAGTTTAATGGTCAGCAACACAAAGATTGGTACATCGGTATCTGGCATCAGGAGATGAACCACTATATGTTCGATACGCGCAACGTGTTTGCCAACCAAGTCCATGCGCCAAGCGCCGATTTCAGTTACGCGCTGTCGCTGGTCAAAGGCGATACCACACCACCGACCGAGCCAGACAACCTTTGGAGCAAAGGCAAAGTTTATCAGGCGGGCGATGTAGTGAGCCACAACGGACGCGAATGGACGGCCAAATGGTGGACCAAAGGTGAGGAACCGGGTACCACTGGAGAGTGGGGCGTTTGGAAATAGTCTCGCGACTAACGATTGGCAGTGCGCACGCGCTGCCAATTCATATAGGCTTCATCGGCCAAATTGAGCATGAGCCTATCCTCTTCGGTGTCACCATACGCATAAATCTTGCTGTAGTCGCTTAAGCGACAGTGCTGTTTTACCCGCTGTACTTTCTGTTTTCTGCTGCAATCGCCCTGTTGGTACTTGCCCGTATATCGGCCTTGTCTGACCGCCATTTCACTGCACAATAGATCTATGCCCTGCGCGTCGCACCAATGGCGCAGATAGAGATCGAGCGACGCGGAGACCAAGATGATCCGATCGCCGCGCTGTTGATGCCAAGCCAGTTTCGCCATTGCCTCCGGCCGTAGATAACGTGGAATAACCTCACGGGCAAACTGCTTTCCGATTACTTGCAAGCTTGCCTCTCGGCGGCCTTTAAACGCGATCCAACTGGCGATGGGGCGCATAAGATGACTTGGCAACAGATTGGCTTTGTACAGCAGATAAAACGGCGCGATCACCATTCGACCCATCCACTTACGCGTGCCTGAGGCGGAATGGTTGAGAAAGAGTGAAAACATATCTTCGTTGGTGAGTGTACCGTCGAAATCAAACAGAGCCAGATTCATCACAACGCCTTGTTATCTTTTGCTTTAAGCGCCAAGTGTACCTCATCAGCGCAAAGAGGCCGAGCCAAAAGGAAAAATGTAATTGCATTAGGATTTATTAGATGGATATGCAAAATATAGTTATAAATAATCGTGTTCTTTACCATAAAAAATCTTTTCCTTAGGCGGGACATTTTTTATTGTGCTGAGTAAACGATGACCTTATTATCCCCCTGCTTCTTGATGATAGCCAATCCGAGTACATCACATTCTGTTTTGTGGCAAGGCGATAGAGCAACTATCCAAGAGTGACTTTGACGGCGCACGCGCGCTCTTATTGACGCTCCACTTTTCATCACGACTCACATGAAAAGTGCCCAACAGACTTGGAGGTTTACAATGGCTCATTCTGCATTTGGTTTTCAATCTATCTCTTCTCCTGCGCTGTCCAATGACGACATCGCGCTGATCGAATCTTCCGTTGAACAATTTGGCGCGCCGCTGTTGCTGCTTGATTGCGATATTATTCGTCAGCAGTACCGTGCACTGAAAAATGCCTTACCCGGCGTGACGTTACACTACGCGCTCAAGCCACTGCCGCACCCTGTTGTGGTCAGAAACGCTGTTGGCGGAAGGCGCCAGTTTTGATCTGGCAACCAGCGGAGAAGTCGATCTCGTTGCGCAAGAAGGCGTACCGGCCGAGCAGACCATCCACACCCATCCGATCAAGCGTGATGCGGATATCCGCGATGCGCTGGCGTATGGCTGTAATGTGTTTGTGGTCGACAACCTCAATGAGCTGGCGAAGTTCAAAGCGTACAGCGAAGAGGTGGAATTGTTGGTGCGTTTGAGCTTTCGCAACTCAGAAGCGTTTGCTGATTTATCGAAAAAATTCGGCTGTTCACCAGAGCAAGCACTGACCATCATTGAAACCGCTCAAGCGTGGAGTATTCGCATTAAAGGCTTGTCGTTCCATGTTGGTTCACAAACCACCAATCCGCATAAATATGTAGAAGCGATCCACACCTGCCATCGTGTGATGCAGCAAGTGGTGGAAATGGGCCTACCAGCACTGAGCACGCTCGATATCGGTGGCGGTTTCCCAGTCAACTACACTCAGCAAGTGATGCCGATTGATGAGTTTTGTGCGCCGATTAACCAAGCGTTAAATGAACTGCCTGATACGGTGCATGTGCTGGCTGAACCCGGACGCTTTATCTGCGCGCCAGCGGTAACTAGCGTTGCTTCGGTGATGGGGCAAGCCGAGCGTGAAGGACAGATCTGGTATTACCTAGACGACGGTATCTACGGTTCGTTCAGTGGTTTGATGTTCGATGATGCCAAATACCCATTGGTGACTATCAAACAAGGCGGTGAGCTATTGCCAAGCGTGTTGTCTGGCCCAACTTGTGACAGTGTGGACGTGATTGCGGAAAACATCATGCTGCCAAAACTGGAAAACGGCGATTTGGTGATTGGCCGTACCATGGGCGCGTACACCAGCGCGACGGCCACGGACTTTAACTTTTTCAAACGTGCGCAGACCATCGCGCTGAATGAACAAGTGGAAAACAGCGAACGTTTGATTGGCTGATAACCCACCTGATGACCGCAAAAACAAAAAACGCTCACATTGCTGTGGGCGTTTTGCTTTTGTGCCACAAGTGGTGAATTCCAGTGGCACTTTCGCTTGTTGTCGGCTTAGAGCTTTTGGTTGAACTGACTGACCGATTCGATGACTTGTTCCGCGCCAGATTTGATCTCTTCCATCAATTGCCCAGCTTGATTGGATAATTGCAACGTGTCGCCAGCCTGCACTTGGCAGTCCGCGATAAGCTCAACCGCTTTGGTGGTTCTTTGTAAATTCTCCGACACCACATCGGCTATCTCTTTGGTGGTTTGGTTGGTTCTCGATGCCAGTTTGCGCACTTCGTCCGCTACCACGGCAAATCCACGGCCCTGTTTCGCCCGCTCGCGCCGCTTCAATCGCCGCGTTTAGTGCCAGCAAGTTGGTTTGGTCGGCAATGGCGCTAATATCGCCTACGAGGTCATCAATTTTCTGTGAGTCGTCTTTCAGTTTTTCTATGTCTTGCGTGGCACGCTGCATCTGCTCGACTAGGCTCTCCATCTTGTCGATCATGCTTCTGACCACTTCTTGACCTTGCGATGTCTGCTTTCCAGTCTCTTCCGAGATGCTGTAAGCCAAATGTGCGGCTTCGGCAACAACCTGTTCTTGATTCACTTGATCGGTGATCACCGTGGCAAACTTGACGACTTTATACAGTTCCCCGAAGTCATCATGGATGGGGTTGTAGGAGGCTTCGAGCCACACGGTACGTCCGTAGTTATCGATACGCTGAAAGCGGTCTGAAATGAACTGACCTGCTGCCAGCTTTTTCCAAAATTCTATGTAAGCGGAAGAATTCGCTTCTTCGCTATGACAAAAAATGCGGTGATGTTTCCCGGCGATTTGTTCATTGTTGCTAAATCCCATGCCGCGCAAGAAATTCTCATTGGCGCGGATAATTGTGCCATCAAGGTTAAATTCAATTACAGCGGTAGAGCGATTGAGCGCTTTGAGCAAATCTTCGTGCTCGCGAGATTTACTGATGGTACGGGTTAGCTCAGTGGCAAAAACGACGAAGCTTTGGACTTTGCCCTTAATATCTATCACAGGTTGAATAATCGCTCTGAGCCAGGCTTCTTGGTGATTACCTTTCTCAATCTGCAAGGCGCCATTCCAATGTTCACGCTTCTCAATGGCACTTTTCATCCGCGTATAATGTGGGGTAGCTCTAGCATGTTTGGGGACGAGGTTAGTGAGGTATTGGTCAGAGATATTAGCGAGCTTAATGCCCAGTTCTTGCTCAAAATTTGCGTTGATGTCAATGACCTTCCCTTGTGGGTCAAGCGTCACGCGCAACATGTCATTGTTGAGGCTCTCATTTGTCTGTTCAAGCGAATACAATCTTTCTTTTAGTTGTTGGTTTTCTCTTTGCTGAGATTTATTAAAAAACATGTCGGTTTACCTTGGGCGAAGGACAGTATTAAGGATTATAGCTTTTGTCACAATTGCTTACATCGTGGTTTAGCACATTCTTAAACAACATGTTAAACAACGAAGTATCAACCAGTCGCGCGGCGGTTTCTATCATATTGAACTAGAGGGAGTTTTCCCTTCCGGCAAAATGAGCGGTAAAGCTTGATGCGAATGAGCTGAAAGAAAAAACGCCCCACAGTGTGAAGCCGACTGACGATCTCGCGATGTCTCTTCGGTCAGCGATGACGCTTGCCCTTCTCGCTAGGCGAGCTAGGCTTGGCTAGTTATACTGCCCACTCTCTTTTTTTCTGAGCCGATGTTGATGAAAGACAGCCTGAGTATTCGTGCCTACACCAAGCAATTGCAAAGCCATGCACACGATGACTATCACCAGTTGGTGCTGCCAGTGCAGGGCAGTATCGATATCGAAATGGCCAGTTTTTGCGGTAAGGTGAGTGTCGGGGAGT includes these proteins:
- a CDS encoding HAD family hydrolase, whose translation is MNLALFDFDGTLTNEDMFSLFLNHSASGTRKWMGRMVIAPFYLLYKANLLPSHLMRPIASWIAFKGRREASLQVIGKQFAREVIPRYLRPEAMAKLAWHQQRGDRIILVSASLDLYLRHWCDAQGIDLLCSEMAVRQGRYTGKYQQGDCSRKQKVQRVKQHCRLSDYSKIYAYGDTEEDRLMLNLADEAYMNWQRVRTANR
- the rimO gene encoding 30S ribosomal protein S12 methylthiotransferase RimO; this encodes MTVQTFTPNQTTTLETAKKTIEQQSQEMTPTGGNKVGFVSLGCPKNLVDSERILTQLRTEGYEIVNSYHDSDVVIVNTCGFIDSAVQESLDTIGEALKENGKVIVTGCLGAREDEIREVHPNVLGITGPHAYENVLEHVHQFAPKPAHNPFTSLVPDHGVKLTPKHYAYLKISEGCNHRCTFCIIPSMRGDLVSRPVGEIISEAERLKNAGVKELLVISQDTSAYGVDSKHSLGFANGTPVRQNIKALSEELGKLGIWVRLHYVYPYPHVDDLIPLMAEGKILPYLDIPFQHASPNVLKAMKRPGRAERTLDQIKKWREICPELVIRSTFIVGFPGETEEDFEMLLEWLKEAQLDRVGCFKYSPVEGAAANEIAEQIAEEVKQERFERFMLVQQEISAAKLQKRVGSIMKVIIDEVDEEGAIGRTYADAPEIDGLVYLNGETSLKPGELVEVVIEHADEYDLWGSLASAQ
- a CDS encoding Lrp/AsnC family transcriptional regulator, encoding MDKFDEKILHALKNNGRLPNVELAERVGLSASATLRRVQDLERKGVIQGYRAMLDSSQLGIGFVAYVSIGLASHSKKAQQQFEDHVRFVDEVVECHNITGANEYLLRVETRDLVSYKKFHADVLGECEQVKSITTMVVMDSPKDER
- a CDS encoding methyl-accepting chemotaxis protein; amino-acid sequence: MVADEVRKLASRTNQTTKEIADVVSENLQRTTKAVELIADCQVQAGDTLQLSNQAGQLMEEIKSGAEQVIESVSQFNQKL
- a CDS encoding PAS domain-containing methyl-accepting chemotaxis protein, which translates into the protein MFFNKSQQRENQQLKERLYSLEQTNESLNNDMLRVTLDPQGKVIDINANFEQELGIKLANISDQYLTNLVPKHARATPHYTRMKSAIEKREHWNGALQIEKGNHQEAWLRAIIQPVIDIKGKVQSFVVFATELTRTISKSREHEDLLKALNRSTAVIEFNLDGTIIRANENFLRGMGFSNNEQIAGKHHRIFCHSEEANSSAYIEFWKKLAAGQFISDRFQRIDNYGRTVWLEASYNPIHDDFGELYKVVKFATVITDQVNQEQVVAEAAHLAYSISEETGKQTSQGQEVVRSMIDKMESLVEQMQRATQDIEKLKDDSQKIDDLVGDISAIADQTNLLALNAAIEAARAGETGPWICRGSGRSAQTGIENQPNHQRDSRCGVGEFTKNHQSG
- a CDS encoding LysE family translocator; amino-acid sequence: MELQQLGALALFAFVSTFTPGPNNIMLMTSGANVGFVRTIPHMLGVTFGFALMVILVGVGLMGLFNHYPLSHDILKYLSLSYLLYLAVKIATSGKAAEKENFTPLNFLQAASFQWVNPKGWSMALTAVSVYSSGSHWWELTLIAGIFIAANIPSVSFWAAAGTQLQRWLTTSTRVKGFNISMALLLLVSTLPMLG
- a CDS encoding type III PLP-dependent enzyme, with amino-acid sequence MWSETLLAEGASFDLATSGEVDLVAQEGVPAEQTIHTHPIKRDADIRDALAYGCNVFVVDNLNELAKFKAYSEEVELLVRLSFRNSEAFADLSKKFGCSPEQALTIIETAQAWSIRIKGLSFHVGSQTTNPHKYVEAIHTCHRVMQQVVEMGLPALSTLDIGGGFPVNYTQQVMPIDEFCAPINQALNELPDTVHVLAEPGRFICAPAVTSVASVMGQAEREGQIWYYLDDGIYGSFSGLMFDDAKYPLVTIKQGGELLPSVLSGPTCDSVDVIAENIMLPKLENGDLVIGRTMGAYTSATATDFNFFKRAQTIALNEQVENSERLIG
- a CDS encoding lytic polysaccharide monooxygenase, whose translation is MKNTITLSALGASVIAALSAFNVSAHGWVEYPNARQNICYEDGGFWTNQTPNKACQAAYDVSGAYPFVQRNEVSANVPNYRDMAHVKAIVANGELCSAGDAAKAGLNLPSPHWQRTNVSLDANNQLDLVFAGVVPHNPSYWEFYLTKPSYDPSLPLTWDDLELIDSAGDVAVDDQKRYRIKVRFPAGRSGDAILYTRWQRVDAGGEGFYNCSDITFKDGGTTPPTDPTDPPTEPGNNLSVLGYFVPQGFTVESGDTVRFRTFDASGAELVDLSLPISANNTSTWGAELAGQFNGQQHKDWYIGIWHQEMNHYMFDTRNVFANQVHAPSADFSYALSLVKGDTTPPTEPDNLWSKGKVYQAGDVVSHNGREWTAKWWTKGEEPGTTGEWGVWK